A section of the bacterium genome encodes:
- a CDS encoding flippase-like domain-containing protein: MPRIKFPYFVLQLAISLVLFGFLVTQIDVTSFFRALLKIKIGYLLIGLVLFPLGQLVSVIKWRYLARPLGIHQDFKPMVGLYFIGTFFNFVLPTSIGGDITRSLYLTPEAGKTRISFLSVLIERGSGVVSHLILASIVMLTPFGASLPKLLRYGFPAISLLALIFLGLLPLILGKTRTRLREIVCQDLIVFWKKPWIGIVAILYSMLFHTVLVMIHVCVTRALSLSIPLPFHFITVSLASLASLLPSFNGIGFRDAVYIYLLSFMGISPAQSLLFSMCWFLTMCVSGFIGCIVYLMKGLKPRAPLMQEVSHGKG; this comes from the coding sequence ATGCCGAGAATCAAATTTCCTTATTTTGTCCTACAGTTAGCTATTAGCCTGGTTCTTTTCGGCTTTCTCGTCACTCAAATAGACGTAACGAGCTTTTTTCGGGCGCTGTTAAAGATCAAGATCGGCTACCTCCTCATTGGGCTTGTTTTGTTTCCTCTTGGTCAGCTCGTATCCGTAATCAAGTGGCGATACCTCGCGCGGCCTCTCGGCATCCATCAAGATTTTAAGCCGATGGTGGGATTGTATTTCATAGGGACTTTCTTCAATTTTGTTCTGCCTACGAGCATCGGCGGCGATATTACTCGAAGTCTTTATTTGACACCCGAGGCGGGCAAAACACGAATCTCTTTTCTGTCGGTCCTGATTGAGAGGGGCTCTGGCGTTGTGTCCCATCTGATCCTGGCGTCCATCGTAATGTTGACTCCCTTCGGAGCCTCTTTGCCGAAATTGCTTCGCTATGGCTTTCCGGCTATCAGTCTCCTTGCGTTGATCTTTCTGGGTTTGCTTCCTTTGATCCTTGGAAAAACCAGAACGCGCCTCCGGGAAATCGTCTGTCAGGATTTGATTGTGTTCTGGAAAAAACCGTGGATCGGGATTGTTGCCATCCTTTACTCGATGCTGTTCCATACAGTCCTCGTGATGATCCATGTTTGCGTGACGCGGGCTCTTTCGCTGTCGATTCCGTTGCCGTTTCATTTCATCACCGTTTCGCTGGCAAGTCTGGCCTCGCTGCTTCCCAGCTTTAATGGAATCGGGTTCCGAGATGCTGTCTACATTTACTTACTTTCGTTTATGGGGATTTCGCCGGCTCAGAGTCTGCTCTTTTCGATGTGCTGGTTCCTGACGATGTGTGTTTCAGGCTTTATCGGATGTATTGTTTACCTGATGAAAGGACTGAAACCGCGTGCTCCGTTGATGCAGGAGGTTTCGCATGGCAAAGGATGA
- a CDS encoding YbgA family protein, translated as MAKDEKQQRIEGTLGNVGLGNSDPERVAQIVEEYERAMSTADFARHNTGKKKFKDVLSNAEKKGEENK; from the coding sequence ATGGCAAAGGATGAAAAGCAGCAAAGAATTGAGGGCACGCTTGGCAATGTCGGACTCGGAAATAGCGACCCGGAAAGGGTCGCCCAGATTGTAGAAGAGTATGAACGTGCGATGTCCACGGCTGATTTTGCCCGCCATAACACAGGGAAGAAAAAATTCAAAGACGTCCTTTCCAACGCGGAAAAAAAGGGTGAGGAAAACAAATAG
- a CDS encoding CAP domain-containing protein, whose translation MRKTNSAAAIFLILFLPLFVFAESDQEKQLFEFVNSERLREKLMPLLWDEDLYHVALAHSKDMATRGKASHEGSDGRQPYERIQDAKIYASKTGENIARDLNVISAHTLLMQSLYHRENILEPEFTHSAIGIVKERQFIYITELFIHRVGDYSVDQARQTLVKQYNFYRQDKKLGPLVLSESLSNAAQAHVETQKKFDSLSPMLLMSSVARTNRGATLVSVYTTTGLLEIPAQVRSDLESNSRKLGIGFKRIQGSICGGGCYLIVLVFG comes from the coding sequence GTGAGGAAAACAAATAGCGCGGCCGCGATCTTTCTTATCCTGTTCTTGCCCTTGTTTGTTTTCGCCGAATCCGATCAGGAAAAACAGCTTTTTGAATTCGTCAACTCGGAAAGGTTGAGAGAAAAGCTCATGCCGCTCTTGTGGGATGAGGACCTGTACCATGTCGCTCTGGCCCACAGCAAAGATATGGCCACAAGGGGGAAGGCAAGCCATGAGGGAAGTGACGGCCGCCAGCCATATGAACGGATCCAGGATGCGAAAATCTATGCTTCCAAAACCGGTGAGAATATCGCGCGTGATTTAAATGTGATCTCGGCTCATACTTTATTGATGCAGTCTCTTTATCACCGTGAAAACATTCTGGAGCCCGAATTTACGCATTCCGCAATTGGTATCGTGAAAGAAAGACAGTTCATCTACATTACCGAGCTTTTCATCCACCGTGTTGGCGACTATTCGGTGGATCAAGCCCGGCAAACACTTGTAAAGCAGTACAACTTCTATCGCCAGGACAAGAAACTCGGTCCGCTCGTGCTTTCCGAATCTTTAAGTAATGCGGCCCAGGCCCATGTCGAGACGCAAAAGAAGTTTGATTCGTTGAGCCCGATGCTTCTGATGAGTTCCGTTGCGCGAACCAACAGGGGAGCGACGCTTGTCAGTGTTTATACCACGACCGGTTTACTCGAGATTCCAGCGCAGGTCCGCAGCGATCTGGAATCCAATTCACGCAAGCTGGGGATCGGATTCAAAAGAATTCAGGGATCCATCTGCGGTGGCGGATGCTACTTGATCGTTCTGGTATTCGGATAA
- a CDS encoding RluA family pseudouridine synthase, with protein sequence MRKKLHERIEVLYEDRDVIVAEKAAGILSYPVDGRDEESAIRLIRRYWKIQNRKQEHVYLLHRLDKETSGLIAFAKTTLARNSLSRQFEEHGVVRCYLAVTCGIPAQERGTIQTFLARDQRGKRAVSRKGRPAVTLYRVVLVNRQLNRALVRCYLHTGRTHQVRIHMAHLNTPVVGDAVYGVERSGRMALHAEVLGFIHPRTDRPVLIRSSLPQELSQLLGARCDRVYFQSSALR encoded by the coding sequence ATGCGAAAAAAACTTCACGAGCGAATCGAAGTCCTGTACGAAGATCGGGATGTCATTGTTGCGGAGAAGGCAGCCGGAATTTTGAGCTATCCGGTTGATGGAAGGGACGAGGAAAGCGCGATTCGTTTGATTCGCAGATACTGGAAAATTCAAAATCGCAAACAGGAACACGTTTATCTTCTACACCGGTTGGACAAAGAAACCTCGGGATTGATTGCTTTTGCGAAAACTACTCTCGCGCGCAATTCTCTGAGCCGGCAGTTTGAAGAACACGGTGTGGTGAGATGCTACCTTGCAGTCACATGCGGAATTCCGGCGCAAGAACGTGGAACCATTCAGACTTTTCTCGCTCGCGATCAACGGGGCAAAAGGGCGGTCAGCCGAAAAGGCAGGCCGGCGGTCACGCTGTATCGCGTAGTCCTTGTGAACCGGCAGCTAAACCGGGCGCTGGTGCGGTGCTATCTTCACACCGGAAGGACACATCAGGTGCGCATTCACATGGCACACTTGAACACACCGGTTGTCGGCGATGCTGTTTATGGTGTTGAACGCTCAGGCAGAATGGCGCTGCATGCGGAAGTGCTCGGCTTTATTCATCCACGAACAGACCGTCCGGTTCTCATCCGTTCTTCTTTGCCGCAAGAACTGTCTCAACTGTTAGGAGCGCGATGCGATCGCGTCTATTTCCAATCGAGCGCCCTTCGGTAA
- a CDS encoding RidA family protein → MKRAFMTEQAPKPVGPYSQVIQYGEFLFLAGQVPLTPEGKMNDGDIVAQTRQVLNNIKAVLEAAGSSINRVLKTTIFLADLGDFETVNGVYAEYFQEPYPARSTVEVSKLPKGARLEIDAIASRS, encoded by the coding sequence ATGAAAAGAGCATTCATGACGGAACAGGCGCCGAAACCGGTGGGTCCTTATTCTCAGGTCATTCAATATGGAGAATTTTTATTTCTAGCAGGGCAGGTTCCTTTAACTCCGGAAGGCAAAATGAACGACGGCGATATCGTCGCTCAAACGAGGCAAGTCTTAAATAACATCAAAGCGGTTCTGGAAGCGGCCGGTTCTTCGATAAATCGCGTGTTGAAAACCACAATCTTCCTTGCGGATCTCGGCGACTTCGAAACAGTCAATGGCGTTTATGCTGAATATTTTCAGGAACCTTACCCTGCAAGATCCACGGTGGAAGTGTCCAAATTACCGAAGGGCGCTCGATTGGAAATAGACGCGATCGCATCGCGCTCCTAA
- the mutL gene encoding DNA mismatch repair endonuclease MutL: protein MSRIALLPDEVVNKIAAGEIIERPVSIVKELIENSLDAGATEIRVEIERGGKQLIRVSDDGSGIAADQALLAFERHATSKIQSSEDLHQIATMGFRGEALASIAAVSQVQLKTQREEESAGVSLFLVGGKCQSQQPAALPHGTIFEARNLFFNTPARKKFLKSDGTEASAITHMVQAFAMAHPEISFSLHQDQRETLNCPKTTTLRERIYQILGAEILEQLVELNETLYHFHLTGFVSNTSAMKTNKNYQYFFINRRLVKDKVLSNSIYVAYRVYAETGQYPVALLFLDMPAAMVDVNVHPAKYEVRFLQQSLVQKGIIDSIQKLLNQSRPLPSFQLSPNSYIPKYSAPELNLQSAAPSVNPFLDAPSAASGLSMPAPAPRKMPQPGEYKIIGQYDNTYVVLSDEGGLILVDQHVAHERVLYELLLRKQESREIHRQNLLIPLVLELNPAQMMLMEDYADHFRELGFDIEVFGNGSVMIRQIPDFLVDANYSAAMQRLFNELERLYRDGVLESFAEEMRKSMACQAAVKINMPLTIEKMEWLIAELLKTNTPQVCPHGRPIILRISHYEIEKNFRRI, encoded by the coding sequence ATGAGTAGAATTGCGCTTCTGCCGGATGAAGTTGTAAACAAAATTGCGGCGGGCGAAATCATTGAACGGCCGGTTTCCATCGTAAAAGAGCTGATTGAAAATTCGCTTGACGCGGGAGCCACGGAAATCCGGGTGGAAATCGAACGAGGCGGAAAGCAGCTCATTCGGGTTTCCGATGACGGTTCGGGGATTGCCGCGGATCAGGCGCTGCTTGCTTTTGAACGTCACGCCACGAGCAAAATTCAATCATCAGAAGATCTCCACCAGATCGCTACAATGGGATTTCGGGGAGAAGCGCTCGCTTCGATTGCCGCGGTTTCACAGGTTCAACTAAAAACGCAACGCGAAGAAGAATCTGCGGGCGTCAGTCTTTTCCTCGTAGGCGGTAAATGCCAGAGCCAGCAGCCTGCCGCTTTGCCCCATGGAACCATTTTCGAAGCACGTAATCTTTTCTTCAACACACCCGCACGCAAGAAATTCCTAAAAAGCGATGGGACAGAAGCGTCCGCCATCACTCATATGGTCCAGGCATTTGCCATGGCTCATCCGGAAATCTCATTTTCCCTGCATCAGGATCAGCGCGAAACGCTAAATTGTCCCAAAACGACAACGCTTCGCGAAAGAATTTACCAGATTCTCGGAGCAGAAATCCTCGAACAGCTGGTTGAGCTGAACGAAACCCTCTACCATTTTCATCTAACTGGTTTTGTCAGCAACACCAGCGCGATGAAAACAAACAAGAATTATCAGTATTTCTTCATTAATCGCAGGCTGGTAAAGGATAAGGTTCTTTCAAACTCGATCTATGTTGCTTACCGGGTTTACGCAGAAACCGGACAATATCCTGTCGCCCTCCTCTTTCTGGACATGCCCGCAGCGATGGTGGATGTCAATGTCCATCCGGCAAAATATGAAGTGCGCTTTCTTCAACAGAGTCTTGTTCAAAAAGGAATCATCGATTCAATTCAAAAACTTTTGAATCAATCGCGGCCTCTACCGAGTTTTCAACTTTCGCCGAATTCTTACATTCCAAAGTATTCAGCGCCGGAGTTGAACTTGCAAAGCGCTGCGCCTTCAGTCAATCCGTTCCTGGATGCGCCTTCTGCCGCCTCAGGTCTTTCTATGCCGGCGCCGGCACCACGCAAAATGCCCCAGCCAGGCGAATACAAAATTATAGGACAGTACGACAATACTTATGTTGTTCTGTCTGATGAAGGTGGTTTAATCCTGGTAGATCAACACGTGGCGCATGAAAGAGTTCTTTATGAGCTTCTCCTGCGCAAACAGGAATCCCGGGAAATTCACCGGCAAAATTTATTAATCCCGCTTGTGCTGGAGCTGAACCCGGCTCAAATGATGCTCATGGAGGATTACGCGGATCATTTTCGCGAGCTCGGGTTCGACATCGAAGTCTTCGGCAACGGAAGCGTGATGATCCGGCAAATCCCCGATTTTCTTGTGGACGCAAATTATTCTGCGGCAATGCAACGTCTGTTTAACGAATTGGAAAGACTTTACCGTGATGGTGTCCTGGAGTCCTTTGCGGAAGAAATGAGGAAATCAATGGCTTGCCAGGCCGCAGTAAAAATCAATATGCCGTTGACAATCGAGAAAATGGAATGGCTCATAGCGGAGCTGCTAAAAACAAATACGCCGCAGGTTTGTCCGCATGGCAGACCGATCATCTTGCGGATCAGTCACTATGAAATCGAAAAAAATTTCCGTAGAATTTAA
- a CDS encoding DUF2029 domain-containing protein, protein MKNRLYVFIAILLLIAVVLFCIGTFKRAFRPEGNDFTSYLTAAKAFLNGSDPYDPDAYFPYLYPPLLAFLLIPLLFVPCGLAIFLWFLINAAALGLSGWLILKSSENQSIGFSQLGIVLLLFAAPLQSNFLNGQVNALILLLCLSFFYFGAASRKFTAGFFLALAIVIKVMPFVLLGLLLFRKRFKELLYTLFFITLLAILPALIVQGQIAELYDSFMKTLAHYGNQPVHFEEGKKFFSLEAFLAYSCVPGGKWFSRIFVLAAIACLELVRLVKKTEDRFYGWFSLYLIVPLLISPFSEIHHFLLCIPAAVLSLSLRKNELPFVMMFWIFYLTGHAFEEGPFYFLSLVSLLTALTLRNFEVAKTPSIIDARKS, encoded by the coding sequence TTGAAGAATCGTCTTTATGTTTTTATTGCGATCTTGCTTCTGATCGCTGTTGTTCTCTTCTGCATCGGTACATTCAAACGCGCATTCAGGCCGGAGGGGAATGATTTCACATCCTATCTAACCGCGGCAAAAGCTTTCCTGAACGGTTCAGATCCCTACGATCCGGACGCTTATTTTCCGTACTTGTATCCACCACTTCTGGCATTTCTTCTGATTCCACTTCTTTTTGTGCCGTGCGGCCTGGCAATCTTTCTGTGGTTTCTTATCAACGCCGCAGCGCTCGGCCTGTCTGGCTGGTTGATCCTCAAATCATCCGAAAATCAATCGATCGGCTTTTCTCAACTCGGAATCGTCTTGCTGCTTTTCGCTGCGCCTCTTCAAAGCAATTTCCTCAATGGCCAGGTAAACGCGTTGATTTTGCTTCTTTGTTTATCTTTTTTCTATTTTGGAGCCGCTTCCAGGAAGTTTACCGCCGGCTTTTTTCTTGCGTTAGCGATCGTTATCAAGGTAATGCCATTTGTGCTTCTTGGTCTTTTGCTGTTTCGTAAACGCTTTAAGGAGTTACTTTACACGCTTTTTTTTATAACGCTCCTGGCAATATTGCCTGCTTTGATTGTGCAGGGTCAAATTGCGGAGCTCTATGATTCGTTCATGAAAACATTGGCGCATTACGGGAATCAACCGGTGCATTTTGAGGAAGGTAAGAAATTCTTCAGCCTGGAAGCTTTTCTTGCTTATTCCTGCGTTCCTGGAGGGAAATGGTTTTCAAGAATATTTGTGCTTGCCGCAATCGCGTGTCTTGAACTTGTGAGATTGGTTAAGAAAACAGAGGATCGTTTCTACGGTTGGTTTTCACTTTATCTGATTGTTCCTTTGCTGATTTCTCCTTTTTCTGAAATTCATCATTTCTTACTCTGTATACCTGCTGCGGTTCTGTCTTTGTCGCTGAGGAAAAATGAATTGCCCTTTGTGATGATGTTTTGGATTTTTTACCTCACCGGTCACGCGTTCGAAGAGGGTCCGTTCTATTTTTTGTCTTTGGTTTCACTCCTGACAGCCCTGACCCTGCGAAATTTTGAAGTGGCGAAAACCCCATCTATAATTGATGCTCGGAAGTCCTAA
- a CDS encoding insulinase family protein, whose amino-acid sequence MTRGKFFYLALLFIPAFIFGQAAEIKTYQLQNGMKILVQEDHTIPNIAMYIFYRIGSRNERPGTTGISHYFEHMMFNGAKKYGPKQLDVVMEAAGGSNNAYTNKDVTVYQDWFPRTAMELIFDLEADRIEHLNFDPKMIESERGVVASERRTTVEANNFGILNEQLWATAFVAHPYQWPVVGWMADIQSWTMEELKAHFRMGYSPQNATVVVVGDVTGEEIHSLAKKYLEKIPARETPPPVRTKEPEQLGERRAFVKKFAQLPILMIAYHVPQTSHPDFYALQVLQTILFDGQSSRLYQRLVDKDQIAIEVGGFTPFALDPTLLILYAQPNQNIETQKVEAALYDEVKKIQSGGVSSREIQKAKNILLAGFYRNMKTISGKADALGTYEVFFGDYRKLFAAGEAYEKITAENVKRVANTYLAEKNRTVVTLIPTPEEEAEQKTP is encoded by the coding sequence ATGACAAGAGGGAAGTTTTTTTATCTGGCGTTGCTTTTCATCCCGGCATTCATTTTTGGGCAGGCTGCGGAGATCAAAACGTATCAACTTCAGAACGGAATGAAGATACTTGTCCAGGAGGACCATACCATTCCGAATATTGCGATGTACATTTTTTACCGGATCGGGTCACGCAATGAACGGCCCGGGACGACCGGCATTTCCCACTATTTCGAACACATGATGTTTAACGGCGCAAAGAAATACGGTCCCAAACAGCTGGATGTGGTCATGGAAGCAGCGGGCGGAAGCAATAACGCTTATACGAATAAGGACGTAACGGTTTATCAAGATTGGTTTCCACGAACCGCAATGGAACTGATTTTTGACTTAGAAGCCGATCGAATCGAACATCTGAATTTCGATCCGAAAATGATCGAATCGGAAAGGGGCGTTGTGGCTTCTGAGCGGCGGACCACTGTGGAAGCAAATAATTTTGGAATTCTGAATGAGCAATTGTGGGCGACTGCATTTGTCGCACATCCTTATCAATGGCCGGTCGTCGGCTGGATGGCGGACATTCAAAGCTGGACGATGGAGGAGTTGAAGGCGCATTTTCGAATGGGATACTCTCCTCAAAATGCTACTGTCGTTGTTGTGGGGGATGTGACGGGAGAGGAAATTCATTCCTTAGCAAAAAAATATCTGGAAAAGATTCCCGCTCGCGAAACTCCTCCGCCGGTCAGGACAAAGGAGCCTGAACAACTGGGAGAAAGGCGCGCCTTTGTGAAAAAATTTGCACAGCTTCCCATCTTAATGATCGCCTATCACGTACCTCAAACCTCTCATCCCGATTTTTATGCTTTGCAGGTGTTGCAAACAATTTTGTTTGACGGGCAGAGCTCCAGGCTTTATCAACGATTGGTGGATAAAGACCAGATTGCGATCGAAGTTGGTGGCTTCACTCCTTTTGCGCTCGATCCTACTCTCCTGATTCTTTACGCGCAGCCGAATCAAAACATCGAGACTCAAAAAGTCGAAGCAGCGCTTTATGACGAGGTTAAAAAAATTCAATCGGGAGGAGTTTCATCCCGGGAAATCCAAAAAGCAAAAAACATCTTGCTCGCCGGCTTCTATAGAAATATGAAGACCATCAGCGGCAAAGCAGATGCTCTTGGAACGTATGAGGTGTTCTTTGGCGATTACAGGAAGTTGTTTGCGGCTGGTGAGGCGTACGAAAAAATAACAGCCGAAAACGTCAAACGTGTTGCGAACACGTATCTTGCGGAGAAGAACCGTACCGTTGTGACCTTGATTCCAACGCCGGAAGAAGAAGCTGAACAAAAGACTCCATAA
- a CDS encoding insulinase family protein, whose product MTLLLMEQQEVPIVSFQFLLRTGTVVDPPGKEGLSALTIGMLRKGTKTRSADQISSQLDFIGGLVNESASYDYCSLSAEFLKKDLTEGMDLLADILLNPVFPKEEFEKLSRQRIDEIKAAKDAASNVLDYYYASYVFGKHPYGRSVDGDEKSLASLVSEDALGHYQNFYKPGNVILAVVGDFKIAEMESLLRRHFEAWVNQPVPSPELPEPAQIQGNKLLLVNKPDSTQTFYRIGNIGSWRTNPDRVFIRVVNTLFGGRYTSMLNSELRINSGLTYGCDSWFENRKVRGPFSIESFTSNETTVKAMDLTLDVLRRLHEKGITQEALSSARNYIKGQFPLTMETTNQLAYVIAEWELYEMDSSEITNLYQLINAMTLADANRVIREYFPLDNLVFVLIGKASDIEDAVKKYSPKIDRKEITDPGF is encoded by the coding sequence ATGACGTTACTGCTGATGGAGCAACAGGAAGTGCCAATTGTGAGCTTCCAATTCCTGTTGCGAACGGGAACGGTGGTCGATCCTCCGGGGAAAGAGGGTCTCAGCGCTCTGACAATCGGAATGCTTCGAAAAGGCACAAAGACGCGCAGCGCGGATCAAATTTCCAGCCAGCTCGATTTCATCGGAGGTTTGGTAAACGAATCGGCCAGTTATGACTACTGTTCCTTGAGCGCGGAATTTCTGAAGAAGGATCTGACCGAGGGAATGGATCTGCTCGCAGATATTCTGTTAAATCCTGTTTTTCCCAAAGAGGAATTTGAGAAGTTGTCCCGGCAACGCATCGATGAAATCAAAGCCGCCAAGGATGCAGCGAGCAACGTACTTGATTATTACTACGCCTCCTACGTTTTCGGGAAGCATCCTTATGGCCGTTCGGTCGATGGGGATGAAAAAAGTTTAGCCTCGTTAGTCAGTGAAGATGCTCTCGGACACTATCAAAACTTTTACAAACCGGGCAATGTGATCCTGGCTGTCGTGGGTGATTTTAAGATTGCGGAAATGGAAAGTCTCCTGCGGAGACATTTTGAAGCATGGGTGAATCAACCGGTACCTTCACCGGAACTGCCGGAACCGGCGCAGATTCAAGGCAACAAATTGCTGCTGGTTAACAAACCGGATTCAACTCAAACCTTTTACAGAATCGGAAACATCGGATCGTGGCGCACGAATCCGGACCGCGTTTTCATCAGAGTTGTCAATACGCTATTTGGTGGAAGATATACATCCATGTTGAATTCGGAGCTTCGAATCAATTCCGGTTTGACTTACGGCTGCGATTCCTGGTTCGAAAACCGCAAAGTTCGCGGCCCTTTCTCCATCGAGTCTTTTACAAGCAATGAAACAACCGTCAAAGCGATGGATTTAACTCTGGATGTACTCCGGCGGCTCCATGAAAAAGGAATCACGCAAGAAGCCCTGAGTTCCGCAAGGAACTACATCAAAGGACAATTCCCGTTGACGATGGAGACTACAAATCAACTCGCGTATGTGATCGCAGAATGGGAACTCTACGAAATGGATTCTTCCGAGATTACAAACCTGTATCAATTGATTAACGCCATGACACTGGCCGATGCAAATCGTGTGATCCGTGAATATTTTCCTCTGGACAATCTGGTATTTGTGCTGATTGGCAAGGCTTCCGATATAGAAGACGCGGTGAAGAAGTATTCGCCTAAAATCGATCGCAAAGAGATTACCGATCCCGGCTTTTAA
- a CDS encoding PKD domain-containing protein has translation MKKLFCVLLLLLIAGCSARGPQQGSTTSSSETKLTITGSPRQGFEPMRVTFRGLLEVPDENDKDHYCLQEEWDFGDGAKSTEKPNCDPHSSDTKIKTEFFTEHVYEKHGNYNVRLTLGDKKVRSRAISIVILERNTGPIN, from the coding sequence ATGAAGAAATTATTCTGCGTTCTACTTCTTCTCTTGATTGCCGGTTGCAGTGCGCGGGGGCCGCAACAGGGCTCCACAACTTCTTCTTCTGAAACGAAATTAACCATCACCGGTTCGCCACGACAAGGATTCGAGCCTATGCGTGTCACCTTCCGGGGATTGCTGGAAGTTCCAGACGAAAATGACAAAGACCATTATTGTCTGCAGGAAGAGTGGGACTTCGGAGATGGCGCGAAATCCACTGAAAAGCCAAACTGCGACCCGCATTCCTCCGACACAAAGATCAAGACAGAGTTTTTTACCGAACATGTTTACGAGAAACACGGGAATTACAATGTGAGATTGACTCTGGGTGATAAGAAAGTCCGCTCGCGCGCGATTTCTATTGTCATTCTGGAACGAAATACCGGTCCTATAAACTGA
- the der gene encoding ribosome biogenesis GTPase Der — protein sequence MPPQKSAPLVAIVGRANVGKSTLFNRIIGKRRALVSKEPGMTRDRRIEKAEWLGRTFRLVDTGGMQGEEDDISRLISAQAKKAIQDSQLILFIVDGREGITGRDQEIATFLRRADRPAFLLVNKTDSPSFADRIASEFHEFGFEHTFAISAEHGLNVDEVLDSVIEHFELIPSTELEPEKGVSVVVLGKPNAGKSTFLNRLLGEERLVTSEIPGTTRDTVDLEIEEGGQLYRFIDTAGIRKKGQTKTVPDKLAVIHARKSLERSDIVCLMIDASEGVTHQDAVVAGYARDAGRAMLLLLNKMDLLNAEKRKSLEMEVESKLKFISYAPRLCISARTGQNVRNVFPALQEVYKSYTQRVTTGELNAFFDKALANRYLGTFKGKPIKLKYITQAGTRPPTFVLFTNAGSYLHFSHLRYLENQLRMNFGFEGATIRIKVKRG from the coding sequence ATGCCCCCTCAAAAATCAGCGCCACTGGTGGCCATCGTGGGTCGTGCAAATGTCGGCAAGTCCACGCTGTTTAATCGAATTATAGGAAAACGGCGCGCCCTTGTTTCGAAAGAACCAGGAATGACGCGCGACCGTCGCATCGAGAAGGCGGAATGGTTAGGGAGAACCTTCCGGCTGGTGGACACGGGGGGAATGCAAGGAGAAGAAGATGATATTTCCCGACTCATCTCGGCGCAGGCGAAAAAAGCAATCCAGGATTCTCAATTGATACTGTTCATTGTAGACGGACGGGAAGGGATCACCGGCCGAGATCAAGAAATTGCTACGTTCTTGCGCCGTGCGGACCGTCCTGCTTTCCTTCTTGTCAACAAGACCGATTCTCCCTCTTTTGCCGACCGGATTGCCTCGGAATTTCATGAATTCGGCTTTGAACATACGTTTGCCATTTCCGCAGAACATGGCTTGAACGTGGATGAAGTGCTGGACTCCGTGATTGAGCATTTTGAGTTGATTCCTTCTACAGAATTAGAGCCCGAAAAAGGAGTCTCGGTCGTTGTGCTGGGGAAACCGAACGCCGGAAAAAGCACGTTTTTGAACCGTTTGCTGGGTGAAGAACGTCTGGTAACCAGCGAGATCCCCGGGACAACGCGCGATACCGTTGATCTGGAAATAGAGGAAGGAGGGCAGCTTTACCGTTTCATCGATACAGCCGGGATCCGCAAAAAGGGACAAACCAAGACTGTCCCGGATAAGCTGGCTGTGATTCATGCGCGCAAATCGTTGGAGCGATCTGATATTGTTTGTCTGATGATCGATGCTTCCGAAGGGGTCACTCATCAGGATGCTGTCGTCGCGGGATATGCGCGGGACGCTGGCAGAGCCATGCTGCTCTTGTTGAACAAAATGGACTTATTGAATGCTGAAAAACGGAAATCCCTTGAAATGGAGGTGGAATCCAAACTAAAATTTATCAGTTACGCGCCGCGCTTGTGCATCTCTGCAAGGACCGGCCAGAACGTTCGAAATGTTTTTCCGGCCCTGCAAGAAGTTTACAAGTCGTATACGCAGAGAGTTACTACTGGCGAATTAAATGCCTTTTTCGATAAGGCGCTGGCAAATCGTTACCTGGGAACATTTAAAGGAAAACCGATCAAGTTGAAGTATATTACACAGGCAGGAACCCGGCCGCCTACATTCGTGTTGTTTACAAATGCCGGTTCTTATCTCCACTTCTCCCATTTGCGTTATCTGGAAAATCAACTGAGAATGAATTTTGGCTTTGAAGGCGCCACGATTCGAATTAAAGTGAAACGAGGCTAA